One Punica granatum isolate Tunisia-2019 chromosome 3, ASM765513v2, whole genome shotgun sequence genomic window carries:
- the LOC116201255 gene encoding uncharacterized protein LOC116201255: MASKRSSSCDGSWWLVAATLLLFLVLPVNGESSPDRKSRAGHGREHGYGHEHGHWHMPLMPMRSLNSPIQLHVSDHKVVMENGNVEVILNNPQGHVIGIRHGGIDNLLEFHHKESKRGYLDLVWNRPGEKDRYDRVDGTKFEIITQTEDNVEISFVRTWENSTYPYVSPLIIDKRYIMRRNVSGFYAYAILDHPEGWPAFEMGQARVVYKLNGQKFHFMAMSDDMQRIMPTEQDRSRGKTLAYKEAVLITDPSNPELRGEVDDKYQYSGETDETKVRGWISDDPKIGFWMITPSDEFHAAGPLKQELTNHVGPILLNMFVSRHYAGRDINAAFGEGEEWKKVFGPYMVYLNSATSEHPSSRSLWEDAKHQMKIETESWPYDFTQSKDYPHSSERGTVSGQLFVHDRYVNENDMPGASAYVGLAAPGEVGSWQQEGKGYQFWTRANEDGHFVIKNIRVGTFNLYAWVPGFIGDYKYEDNIIVTEGSEIRLDGIVYEPPRYGPTIWEMGIPDRKAGEFYVPDPSPTLVNKLFINSKPDRFRQYGLWSRYSEIYPDGDPVYTIGASDYTKDWYFAHVTRDTGNSTFVPTTRTINFELPRVYPWASYRLQIAVAASQAAQIQVRFNDPRRRRPQFSTRTAGWDDAIARHGIHGLYRLYSFDVPWYYLRPGTNTLSLTQPRAWGAFTGLMYDYIRFEGPPR, translated from the exons atggCGAGCAAGAGAAGCTCTTCGTGCGATGGTTCGTGGTGGCTGGTGGCTGCAACTCTCCTCTTGTTTCTCGTGCTTCCTGTTAACGGTGAATCAAGTCCcgatag GAAATCCAGAGCCGGGCACGGTCGTGAACATGGGTACGGGCATGAGCATGGGCACTGGCACATGCCACTGATGCCAATGCGATCACTTAATTCTCCAATCCAGCTACATGTGTCTGACCATAAG GTGGTGATGGAAAATGGGAATGTGGAGGTGATACTCAACAATCCCCAGGGGCATGTCATTGGCATCAGACACGGCGGAATCGACAATTTACTCGAATTCCATCACAAAGAGAGCAAACGAGG GTACTTGGATCTGGTGTGGAATAGGCCGGGAGAAAAAGACAGATATGACcg GGTCGACGGAACGAAATTTGAGATCATAACCCAAACGGAAGACAATGTGGAGATATCGTTCGTCCGAACATGGGAGAACTCCACCTATCCTTATGTGTCACCGCTTATCATTGACAAGAG ATACATAATGCGCCGGAACGTTTCCGGATTCTATGCGTATGCCATACTCGACCATCCGGAAGGTTGGCCTGCTTTTGAGATGGGCCAGGCTAGGGTTGTCTACAAACTCAATGGACAAAA GTTTCACTTCATGGCTATGTCCGATGACATGCAGAGAATTATGCCAACGGAACAAGACAGGAGCCGGGGCAAGACCCTTGCTTATAAAGAAGCCGTTCTGATTACCGATCCATCGAATCCGGAGCTTCGAGGAGAG GTGGATGACAAGTACCAGTACTCTGGGGAGACTGATGAGACTAAGGTGCGCGGGTGGATAAGCGATGACCCAAAGATTGGCTTTTGGATGATCACACCAAGCGATGAGTTCCATGCAGCTGGCCCGCTGAAGCAAGAGCTCACCAACCACGTCGGCCCCATCCTTCTCAAT aTGTTCGTGAGCAGGCACTACGCCGGAAGAGACATAAATGCAGCATTCGGGGAAGGGGAAGAGTGGAAGAAGGTGTTTGGACCTTATATGGTCTATCTCAACTCAGCCACTTCTGAGCATCCCTCTTCCAGATCGCTCTGGGAAGATGCAAAGCATCAg ATGAAAATCGAGACCGAGAGTTGGCCATATGACTTTACTCAATCGAAAGATTACCCTCATTCCAGTGAACGGGGCACTGTTTCGGGTCAACTCTTTGTCCATGACAG ATACGTGAACGAGAATGATATGCCGGGAGCCTCTGCATATGTTGGACTGGCGGCTCCCGGAGAGGTCGGATCATGGCAACAGGAAGGCAAA GGCTATCAGTTCTGGACTAGGGCCAATGAAGATGGTCACTTCGTGATTAAAAACATCCGAGTCGGCACTTTTAACTTGTACGCTTGGGTGCCGGGATTTATCGGAGACTACAAATACGAAGACAACATCATCGTTACAGAAG GATCCGAAATAAGATTGGACGGGATTGTCTATGAGCCTCCGAGATACGGACCCACAATTTGGGAAATGGGCATCCCTGACCGCAAGGCTGGCGAATTTTACGTGCCAGATCCATCCCCGACGCTGGTGAACAAGCTATTCATCAATTCGAAGCCTGACAG GTTCAGGCAGTACGGTCTGTGGTCAAGGTATTCGGAGATCTATCCAGATGGTGATCCAGTTTATACCATAGGAGCCAGTGACTACACTAAGGACTGGTACTTTGCTCACGTCACGAG AGATACTGGAAACTCCACGTTCGTGCCGACTACAAGGACTATAAATTTTGAGCTTCCACGAGTATATCCATGGGCAAGCTATAGACTACAGATTGCGGTGGCTGCATCCCAGGCAGCTCAGATACAG GTGCGGTTCAATGACCCCCGGAGAAGGAGGCCCCAGTTTTCGACAAGGACAGCAGGATGGGATGATGCCATAGCGAGACACGGGATCCACGGGCTGTACCGCTTGTACAGCTTCGACGTTCCATGGTATTATCTCCGCCCGGGAACCAAcaccctctctctcactcaGCCCCGGGCCTGGGGTGCTTTCACGGGGTTGATGTACGACTACATTCGCTTCGAAGGCCCTCCCCGATGA